Proteins from a single region of Gordonia hongkongensis:
- a CDS encoding CoA transferase subunit A, producing the protein MPTDKTSTFDDVIAELRDGMTIGIGGWGSRRKPMALVRALARSEVKDLTVVTYGGPDLGLLCAAGKVRRAYYGFVSLDSAPFYDPWFAKARTNGEIEVREMDEGMVKCGLEAAAARVPFLPIRAGLGSDVLNFWEGELKTVTSPYPDADGRTQTLVAMPALKLDAAFVHLDLADAHGNAAYTGVDPYFDDLYCAAAERRYLEADQIVSTEVLVKTVPHQRLLLNRMAVDRVVHAPNGAHFTFAGEYGRDEKFQQFYVASAKEPETWDAFSRRFLQVDEQTYQREVTAWQDEQKETGQ; encoded by the coding sequence ATGCCCACCGACAAGACAAGCACTTTCGACGATGTCATCGCCGAGCTACGCGACGGCATGACCATCGGCATCGGCGGATGGGGTTCGCGCCGCAAGCCGATGGCGTTGGTCCGTGCGCTCGCCCGCTCCGAAGTCAAGGACCTCACCGTGGTGACCTACGGTGGCCCCGACCTCGGATTGCTCTGCGCGGCAGGGAAGGTGCGCCGCGCGTACTACGGCTTCGTCTCGCTCGACTCGGCTCCGTTCTACGATCCGTGGTTCGCCAAGGCGCGCACCAACGGCGAGATCGAGGTACGCGAGATGGACGAGGGCATGGTGAAATGCGGCCTCGAAGCAGCCGCCGCACGCGTGCCGTTCCTGCCCATTCGTGCCGGCCTCGGCTCCGACGTCCTCAACTTCTGGGAGGGTGAGCTGAAGACCGTCACCTCGCCCTATCCCGACGCCGATGGCCGGACGCAGACGCTGGTGGCCATGCCGGCACTGAAGCTCGACGCCGCCTTCGTGCACCTGGATCTGGCCGATGCCCACGGCAATGCCGCCTACACCGGGGTCGACCCGTACTTCGACGACCTCTACTGCGCGGCCGCCGAACGTCGCTATCTCGAGGCCGATCAGATCGTCTCCACCGAGGTGCTCGTCAAAACCGTCCCACACCAACGTCTTCTGCTGAACCGAATGGCCGTCGACCGCGTCGTCCACGCGCCCAACGGCGCTCACTTCACGTTTGCCGGGGAGTACGGCCGGGACGAGAAGTTCCAGCAGTTCTATGTGGCGTCGGCGAAGGAGCCCGAGACCTGGGACGCGTTCTCGCGCCGATTCCTCCAGGTCGACGAACAGACCTACCAGCGAGAAGTGACCGCCTGGCAGGACGAGCAGAAGGAGACCGGACAGTGA
- a CDS encoding CoA-transferase subunit beta yields MSTAETATTPGESSGTDEPTRAEYCVISCADIFAGAGEIMASPMAPTPLLGARLARLTTEPDLLITDGEALILADTPPIGKTGPIEGWMPFRKVFDVVASGRRHVVMGANQIDRHGNQNLSAFGPLQHPTRQMFGVRGAPGNTINHPTSYWVARHTARVFGESVDIVSGVGFDKVDPENPAFDDLNIHRVVTNLGVFDFGGPGHTMRALSLHPGVGADEVAENTGFEVEGLADAPETRRPTAEELGLIREVLDPKGVRNKEVR; encoded by the coding sequence GTGAGCACCGCCGAAACCGCGACCACGCCCGGTGAATCGTCCGGTACGGATGAACCCACCCGCGCCGAGTACTGCGTGATCTCCTGCGCCGACATCTTCGCCGGCGCCGGCGAGATCATGGCCTCGCCGATGGCGCCCACTCCCCTGCTCGGCGCCCGGCTCGCGCGTCTCACCACCGAACCCGACCTGCTGATCACCGACGGCGAGGCGCTGATCCTCGCCGACACCCCGCCGATCGGGAAGACCGGGCCGATCGAGGGGTGGATGCCGTTCCGCAAGGTGTTCGACGTCGTGGCATCGGGTCGGCGCCATGTTGTCATGGGCGCCAACCAGATCGACCGGCACGGCAATCAGAACCTGTCGGCGTTCGGTCCGTTGCAGCACCCCACTCGTCAGATGTTCGGTGTGCGCGGCGCGCCCGGCAACACCATCAACCACCCCACCAGCTACTGGGTGGCCCGCCACACCGCGCGCGTCTTCGGCGAGTCCGTCGACATCGTGTCGGGCGTCGGTTTCGACAAGGTTGATCCGGAGAACCCGGCCTTCGACGACCTGAACATCCATCGCGTGGTCACCAACCTCGGCGTCTTCGACTTCGGCGGACCAGGCCACACCATGCGGGCCCTGTCCCTGCATCCCGGCGTCGGCGCCGACGAGGTCGCCGAGAACACCGGCTTCGAGGTCGAAGGCCTTGCCGACGCACCCGAAACGCGCCGGCCGACGGCAGAGGAGCTCGGTCTGATCCGGGAAGTCCTCGACCCGAAGGGCGTCCGCAACAAGGAAGTCCGATGA
- a CDS encoding NAD(P)H-dependent flavin oxidoreductase has protein sequence MSSPTSAQPSPARAAGLSTSFTELVGIEYPIVQTGMGWVSGPSLTSATSNAGGLGILASATMTFAELEAAIAKTKSLTDKPFGVNMRADATDAPERIDLLIREGVKVASFALAPKPELIAKLKDNGIVVIPSIGAAKHAVKVASWGADAVIVQGGEGGGHTGPVATTLLLPSVLDALSAKGIDMPVVAAGGFFDGRGLAAALAYGAQGVAMGTRFLLTSDSAVPDSVKQEYLARGLGDTVVSVKVDGMPHRVLRTPLVEALESGSPARALVAAARNANEFKQMTGMRWTTMLKDGRTMKKSGERTWQQVIMAGNTPMLLKAGLVEGDTRAGVLASGQVVGMIDDLPSCDELIQSIMTRAHERLKALGSLG, from the coding sequence ATGAGCAGTCCCACCAGCGCACAACCGAGTCCCGCGCGCGCCGCCGGACTGTCGACGTCGTTCACCGAGCTCGTCGGCATCGAGTACCCGATCGTCCAGACCGGCATGGGATGGGTGTCCGGACCGTCGCTGACCTCGGCAACCTCGAACGCCGGCGGGCTGGGCATCCTGGCGTCGGCCACGATGACGTTCGCGGAACTCGAGGCGGCCATCGCGAAGACGAAATCGTTGACGGACAAGCCATTCGGTGTGAACATGCGTGCCGACGCGACCGATGCCCCCGAACGCATCGACCTGTTGATCCGAGAGGGCGTCAAGGTCGCCTCCTTCGCGCTGGCCCCGAAACCCGAACTGATCGCGAAGCTCAAGGACAACGGCATCGTCGTGATCCCGTCGATCGGTGCGGCCAAACATGCCGTCAAGGTCGCCTCGTGGGGTGCCGACGCAGTGATCGTCCAGGGCGGCGAGGGCGGTGGTCACACCGGACCGGTCGCCACCACCCTGCTGCTGCCGTCGGTGCTTGATGCGCTGTCCGCCAAGGGTATCGACATGCCGGTGGTCGCCGCGGGCGGGTTCTTCGACGGCCGTGGGCTCGCCGCCGCACTCGCCTACGGGGCTCAGGGCGTGGCCATGGGCACCCGGTTCCTGCTGACGTCGGACAGTGCCGTGCCCGACTCCGTCAAGCAGGAGTACCTCGCCCGCGGTCTCGGCGACACCGTTGTCTCGGTCAAGGTCGACGGCATGCCGCACCGCGTGTTGCGTACCCCGCTGGTGGAGGCGCTCGAGAGCGGGAGCCCGGCCCGGGCCCTCGTCGCCGCGGCCCGCAATGCCAACGAGTTCAAGCAGATGACCGGCATGCGCTGGACGACGATGCTCAAAGACGGGCGCACGATGAAGAAGTCGGGCGAACGCACGTGGCAGCAGGTCATCATGGCGGGCAACACCCCCATGCTGCTCAAGGCCGGCCTCGTCGAAGGTGACACCCGCGCCGGCGTGCTCGCCTCCGGCCAGGTCGTCGGCATGATCGACGACCTGCCCAGCTGTGACGAGTTGATCCAGTCCATCATGACCCGGGCGCACGAACGATT